The following proteins are encoded in a genomic region of Sebastes fasciatus isolate fSebFas1 chromosome 12, fSebFas1.pri, whole genome shotgun sequence:
- the snx27b gene encoding sorting nexin-27b isoform X1 — MADVEGEGICSSIPPLPHPSSRNGSGSGGGSGNVTPGTGGGGGGGGCQTAATTTTVTSGPRLVRIVKSDSGYGFNVRGQVSEGGQLRSINGELYAPLQHVSAVLPGGAADRAGISKGDRILEVNSVNVEGATHKQVVDLIRAGERELVLAVLAVPPQEADCLDPGDDVSAQSCYDYSDKQAVPISVPSYKHTELNQEKFVVYNVYMAGRQLCSKRYREFVILHQNLKREFANFTFPKLPGKWPFSLSEQQLDARRRGLEEYLEKVCSVRVIGESDIMQEFLSESDENYNGVSDVELRIAMPDKTTLTVRVRKNSTTDQVYQAVVMKLGMDSVTASYFALFEVINHTFVRKLAPNEFPHKLYVQNYTSAIPGTCLTLRKWLFTTEEEILLNDNQLAVNYFFHQAVDDVKKGFIKAEQKSYQLQKLAEQKKMSMYLSLLRGCEGYNEIIFPHCSCDSRRKGHVITAISIHHFKLHACTEEGTLENQVIAFDWGEMQRWDTDEEGMAFCFEYARGEKKPRWVKIFTPYFNYMHECFERVFCELKWRKEVEEEATDKDNKNCSKDEYFPAAEAQKGWRHLGREIVTS, encoded by the exons ATGGCGGACGTCGAGGGAGAAGGAATATGTTCATCAATCCCTCCGTTGCCTCACCCTTCGTCTCGTAACGGCTCCGGTAGCGGTGGCGGTAGCGGTAACGTTACACCGGGCaccggcggcggcggcggcggcggcggttgccagacagcagcaacaaccacCACCGTTACTTCAGGCCCACGGCTAGTCCGGATAGTGAAGTCTGACTCGGGCTACGGCTTCAATGTTCGAGGACAAGTTAGTGAAGGAGGGCAACTACGGAGCATTAACGGGGAGCTGTATGCTCCACTGCAGCATGTCAGTGCTGTTTTACCGGGAGGAGCCGCCGACAGAGCCGGTATCTCCAAGGGGGACAGGATCCTGGAGGT TAACAGTGTGAATGTAGAGGGAGCAACCCACAAGCAGGTGGTGGACCTGATCCGGGCTGGAGAGAGGGAGCTGGTTCTGGCCGTGCTGGCCGTCCCGCCTCAGGAGGCCGACTGCCTGGATCCCGGAGACGACGTGTCAGCCCAGTCCTGCTATGACTACTCCGACAAGCAGGCCGTCCCCATCTCTGTGCCGAGCTACAAACACACTGAGCTCAACCAGGAAAAGTTTGTG gtatataatgtgtacATGGCAGGCAGGCAGCTGTGCTCCAAGCGTTACCGCGAGTTTGTGATCCTACACCAAAACCTGAAGAGGGAGTTTGCCAACTTTACGTTCCCCAAGCTGCCTGGGAAATGGCCATTTTCTCTGTCGGAGCAGCAGCTGGACGCACGACGCAGAGGCCTGGAAGAATACCTGGAGAAAG TGTGCTCTGTACGGGTAATTGGAGAAAGTGACATCATGCAGGAGTTCCTGTCTGAATCAGatgag AACTATAATGGCGTGTCGGATGTGGAGTTGAGAATAGCCATGCCCGACAAAACCACGCTCACCGTCAGAGTTCGCAAAAACTCTACTACAGACCAGGTCTACcag GCTGTGGTTATGAAACTAGGGATGGACAGTGTAACAGCCAGTTACTTTGCTCTGTTTGAGGTCATCAACCACACCTTCG tgCGTAAGCTTGCCCCCAACGAGTTCCCCCACAAACTGTATGTACAGAACTATACCTCAGCCATCCCAGGAACCTGCCTCACCCTGCGAAAGTGGCTCTTCACTACAGAAGAGGAGATTCTGCTCAATGACAACCAGCTTGCTGTCAACTACTTCTTTCACcag GCTGTGGATGACGTAAAGAAAGGCTTCATCAAAGCCGAACAGAAGTCCTACCAGCTGCAGAAGCTGGCGGAGCAGAAGAAGATGTCCATG tATCTGAGTTTGTTGAGGGGTTGCGAGGGCTACAATGAGATCATATTCCCACACTGTTCCTGCGACTCCCGACGTAAAGGCCACGTCATCACAGCCATCAGCATTCACCACTTCAAGCTGCACGCCTGCACCGAGGAAGGGACACTCGAG AACCAGGTGATTGCGTTTGACTGGGGGGAAATGCAGAGGTGGGACACGGATGAGGAGGGAATGGCCTTCTGCTTTGAATATGCACGAGGAGAGAAGAAACCACGCTGGGTCAAGATATTTACACCCTAT TTTAACTACATGCATGAGTGCTTTGAGAGAGTCTTCTGTGAGCTGAAGTGGAGGAAGGAG GTGGAAGAGGAGGCTACAGACAAGGACAATAAGAACTGCAGTAAAGATG AATATTTTCCAGCTGCTGAGGCACAGAAGGGATGGAGGCACCTAGGAAGGGAGATTGTTACCTCTTAA
- the snx27b gene encoding sorting nexin-27b isoform X2, translating to MADVEGEGICSSIPPLPHPSSRNGSGSGGGSGNVTPGTGGGGGGGGCQTAATTTTVTSGPRLVRIVKSDSGYGFNVRGQVSEGGQLRSINGELYAPLQHVSAVLPGGAADRAGISKGDRILEVNSVNVEGATHKQVVDLIRAGERELVLAVLAVPPQEADCLDPGDDVSAQSCYDYSDKQAVPISVPSYKHTELNQEKFVVYNVYMAGRQLCSKRYREFVILHQNLKREFANFTFPKLPGKWPFSLSEQQLDARRRGLEEYLEKVCSVRVIGESDIMQEFLSESDENYNGVSDVELRIAMPDKTTLTVRVRKNSTTDQVYQAVVMKLGMDSVTASYFALFEVINHTFVRKLAPNEFPHKLYVQNYTSAIPGTCLTLRKWLFTTEEEILLNDNQLAVNYFFHQAVDDVKKGFIKAEQKSYQLQKLAEQKKMSMYLSLLRGCEGYNEIIFPHCSCDSRRKGHVITAISIHHFKLHACTEEGTLENQVIAFDWGEMQRWDTDEEGMAFCFEYARGEKKPRWVKIFTPYFNYMHECFERVFCELKWRKEVEEEATDKDNKNCSKDGMCGKNIFQLLRHRRDGGT from the exons ATGGCGGACGTCGAGGGAGAAGGAATATGTTCATCAATCCCTCCGTTGCCTCACCCTTCGTCTCGTAACGGCTCCGGTAGCGGTGGCGGTAGCGGTAACGTTACACCGGGCaccggcggcggcggcggcggcggcggttgccagacagcagcaacaaccacCACCGTTACTTCAGGCCCACGGCTAGTCCGGATAGTGAAGTCTGACTCGGGCTACGGCTTCAATGTTCGAGGACAAGTTAGTGAAGGAGGGCAACTACGGAGCATTAACGGGGAGCTGTATGCTCCACTGCAGCATGTCAGTGCTGTTTTACCGGGAGGAGCCGCCGACAGAGCCGGTATCTCCAAGGGGGACAGGATCCTGGAGGT TAACAGTGTGAATGTAGAGGGAGCAACCCACAAGCAGGTGGTGGACCTGATCCGGGCTGGAGAGAGGGAGCTGGTTCTGGCCGTGCTGGCCGTCCCGCCTCAGGAGGCCGACTGCCTGGATCCCGGAGACGACGTGTCAGCCCAGTCCTGCTATGACTACTCCGACAAGCAGGCCGTCCCCATCTCTGTGCCGAGCTACAAACACACTGAGCTCAACCAGGAAAAGTTTGTG gtatataatgtgtacATGGCAGGCAGGCAGCTGTGCTCCAAGCGTTACCGCGAGTTTGTGATCCTACACCAAAACCTGAAGAGGGAGTTTGCCAACTTTACGTTCCCCAAGCTGCCTGGGAAATGGCCATTTTCTCTGTCGGAGCAGCAGCTGGACGCACGACGCAGAGGCCTGGAAGAATACCTGGAGAAAG TGTGCTCTGTACGGGTAATTGGAGAAAGTGACATCATGCAGGAGTTCCTGTCTGAATCAGatgag AACTATAATGGCGTGTCGGATGTGGAGTTGAGAATAGCCATGCCCGACAAAACCACGCTCACCGTCAGAGTTCGCAAAAACTCTACTACAGACCAGGTCTACcag GCTGTGGTTATGAAACTAGGGATGGACAGTGTAACAGCCAGTTACTTTGCTCTGTTTGAGGTCATCAACCACACCTTCG tgCGTAAGCTTGCCCCCAACGAGTTCCCCCACAAACTGTATGTACAGAACTATACCTCAGCCATCCCAGGAACCTGCCTCACCCTGCGAAAGTGGCTCTTCACTACAGAAGAGGAGATTCTGCTCAATGACAACCAGCTTGCTGTCAACTACTTCTTTCACcag GCTGTGGATGACGTAAAGAAAGGCTTCATCAAAGCCGAACAGAAGTCCTACCAGCTGCAGAAGCTGGCGGAGCAGAAGAAGATGTCCATG tATCTGAGTTTGTTGAGGGGTTGCGAGGGCTACAATGAGATCATATTCCCACACTGTTCCTGCGACTCCCGACGTAAAGGCCACGTCATCACAGCCATCAGCATTCACCACTTCAAGCTGCACGCCTGCACCGAGGAAGGGACACTCGAG AACCAGGTGATTGCGTTTGACTGGGGGGAAATGCAGAGGTGGGACACGGATGAGGAGGGAATGGCCTTCTGCTTTGAATATGCACGAGGAGAGAAGAAACCACGCTGGGTCAAGATATTTACACCCTAT TTTAACTACATGCATGAGTGCTTTGAGAGAGTCTTCTGTGAGCTGAAGTGGAGGAAGGAG GTGGAAGAGGAGGCTACAGACAAGGACAATAAGAACTGCAGTAAAGATGGTATGTGTGGCAAG AATATTTTCCAGCTGCTGAGGCACAGAAGGGATGGAGGCACCTAG